CAGGCGCGGGAGTACGGCGCCGAGGTCGTCCTCGCGATCGGCGGGGGCAGCGCCCTGGACGCGGCCAAGCTGATCGCGCTGCTGTGCGTGCACGAGGGTCCGCCGGAGCGGTACTACGGCGAGAACCTGGTGCCCGGTCCGGTCGTGCCGGTGGTCGCGGTGCCGACGACCGCGGGCACCGGGTCGGAGGTGACACCGGTGGCCGTCGTCTCCGATCCGGGCCGGGAGCTGAAGGTGGGTGTCTCCAGCCCGTTCCTGGTACCGGCCGCGGCGGTCGTCGACCCCGATCTCACCCTGGGCGCACCGCGCGGGGTGACCGCCTTCTCCGGCATCGACGCGCTCGTGCACGCCGCCGAGTCCTACACCGCGCGGCCACTGCCCGCCGACTGGTCGGGGACGCCGCCGGTGTTCACGGGGCGCAACGCGCTGACGGAGCCGGTCGCGCTCCAGGCGGCGGGAAGGCTGGGGCCCTGGTTGCCGGTCGCCGTCCGGGAGCCCGTCGGCCGGCACGCCCGGCACGAGGTGGCCCTGGGCGCGCTGCTCGCCGGGATCGCCTTCGGCTCGACCGGCACGCATCTGTGCCATGCCTTGCAGTACCCGATCGGCGCGCTCACCAAGACGCCGCACGGCCTGGGCACCGGGCTGCTGCTGCCCTACGTCCTGGACGCGCTGCGCGCCGACGCCGACGTGGCCGTGCGGGTCGCCGCGTTCGGGGCGGCGCTGGAACACCTCCCGGCGGAGGACGCCTCCGCGCTGCGGACGGTGATGCGCGTGGCCGAGCTCAACGAGGCCATCGGGGTCCCCGCGACGCTCGCCGAACTCGGCATCGAGCGGGACCAGTTGGCGGACATCGCCGAGCTGGGCCTGCGCTCGGCACGGCTCCTCGCCATCGCCCCGCTGGAGCCGTCCCGGGAGCTGCTCCTGGACATCCTCGGACGGGCGCACGCCGGAATCCTCGACGGAACGGACAGCCACAGGAAACGGACGGTGGTATGAACCCGCACACGGACCTGTTCATCGGCGGCCGGTGGCGGCCGGGCGCCGACGGCGAGCGGTTCGACGTCGTCGATCCCGCCGACCTCTCGGTGCTCGCCCGCTTCGCCGTCGCCACCGAGCGGGACTGCCTGGACGCCGTCGACGCGGCCGCCGCCGCACAGGAGTCCTGGGCGGCGACCGCGCCGCGCGAGCGCGGTGAACTGCTGCGCGCCGCCTACGACATCCTCACCGCCGAAATCGAGGAGTTCGCCGAGCTCATGGTGCGGGAGAACGGCAAGTCCTGGGCGGACGCGCTCGGTGAGGCGCACTACGCCAAGGAGTTCTTCCGCTGGTTCGCCGAGGAGGCCGTCCGCGTGCCGGGCGACTACCGGCTCTCCCCTTCCGGCGACAAGCGGATCGTCGTCGACCGGCAGCCGATCGGGGTGTCACTGCTGATCACCCCCTGGAACTTCCCCGCGGCGATGGCGACGCGCAAGCTGGCTCCCGCGCTCGCCGCCGGCTGTACGACCGTCCTCAAGCCCGCCGGGGAGACACCGCTCACCGCGGCCTACGTGGTGGAGGTGCTGCGGCGGGCCGGGGTCCCCGACGGCGTCGTCAACCTGGTCACACCCGTGCCGCCGGGCCCCGCCGTCAAGCGGATGCTGGACCGGCCGGAGGTCAGGAAGCTGTCGTTCACCGGGTCCACCGAGGTCGGCCGGGAGTTGCTGCGCGGGTGCGCGGACACGGTGGTGAGCGCGTCGATGGAGCTGGGCGGCAACGCGCCCCTGCTCGTACTCCCGGGCGCGGATCTGGAGTTGACGGTGCGGGAGGCGCTGCTCGCCAAGTTGCGCAACGGCGGAGCGGCCTGCACCGCCGCCAACCGGTTCTACGTCCACGCCTCGCTGCACGACGAGTTCGTCGCCCGGATGGACGCCGCGCTCGCCGAGGTCACGGTCGGCCCCGGTCTGGACCGTGCGCACACGCTCGGCGCGCTCGTGTCGGTCGCCGAGCGGGACAAGGTCGCCGCCCTCGTCGAGGCCGCGGTCGCGCAGGGGGCGACCCTCGTACGGGGCGGCGGCGGCCGGGCCGGCGGCGCGTTCTACGACGCGACACTGCTCACCGGGGTCGTGCACGGTTCGCCACTGACCAGGACGGAGATCTTCGGGCCGGTGACCGCGGTCGTCCGGTACGAGGACGTCGACGAGGCGGTCCGGATGGCCAACGACACGGTGCACGGGCTGATGGCGTACGTGTTCGGCGAGGAACGGGAGGCGATGGCCGTCGCCCGCCGGCTGGAGGCCGGCATGGTCGCGGTCAACCGGGGCGTGGTGAGCGATCCGGCGGCGCCGTTCGGCGGGGTCAAGCAGAGCGGCCTGGGCCGGGAGGGCGGCTTCGAGGGCATCCTGGAGTTCCTGGAGGAGAAGTACCTGGCGCTGACCGCGTGACGTCGGTCCCCCGGGGGCTCCCCTCCGGGGCTTTCGCCCCTTCCGCCCCCGGGGGACCCGTATCGACGAGCACTCCGACGAGCGCTCAGGCGCAGATGAGGTCCCTGACCGTCTGGAACGCCTCGTACTCCTCCTTCTGGTCGACGGGGAGCTGGTAGAAGCCGGCGGTTATCCGCGGCACCGACGGGATGACCGTCAGACGGAACTTCTGGCCGTCGGTCGTGGAGAGGTGGAAGCGGCCCTGGAGGTCGCGCTTCTTCACGGCGGCGCGGTTGGTGTCGGTGATGGTCACCGGCGTGCCCGGGGTGATCACCCCGTTGTTCTCCTCGATCGGTACGACGACGAGTTCCGTGCTGCCGGGTCTGAAGCCGACGGCGTAGTTGTAGACCGTGGTGCTGCGGTACACGACGTAGTTCCGCTGCTTCATGTCCGAGGCGTAGACCTTGGTGTACCCCGTCCCGTTCGGTACGGCGGCGTCGAAGGCCGCGTGGAGCGCCGCCTTGAGTTCTTCCTTGCTCGCCACTGTGGTTCGTCCCTCTCGGTGTCCGTGCTGTTCGTGTCTGTTCGTGCCGTCCGCGGCTGTCCGCGGCCGTCCGTACGGACGGCCGCGTGCGCGCGTGCCCGCGGGGCCGGGGCGCGCGGCGCGGCGCGGCCCCGGGCGGGTTCGACCGGGGTTGACTGTACAGCCAGCCAGTCGAAATGCCGAATGCCAATTACCTTTGTGGGGGGCCGAGTTCGGGCCGGGCGCCGCCCCGGAACGGCGCCGCGGGGCGGGGAAGGGAGAATGGTCCCTGCTGGGGGCCGCTCCCGGCGTGCAGCGCGAGTCGAGAGAAGGTGGGGTGGCGGTGTCGCCGCGAAGGCCGGAGGCGAACGAGGAGTTGCGGGCCCAGTCGCGGGAGAAGATCCTCGGCGCGGCCCTGGAGGTCTTCGCCGAGAAGGGGTACCACGACGCCACGGTCTCCGACATCACCGCCCGGGCCGGCGTCTCGCGCGGCCTGCTGACGTACTACTTCCCGGGGAAGCAGAGCCTCGTCGACGAACTCCTGGACCGCTATCTGGACGGCGTGGCCACGCTCGTCGAGGTGCGGGGCACGCCCGACGAACGGCTGGCCGCCATCATCGACGGGGTCCTCGTCACCGCCGCCGCGACGGTGCGGGTGCAGCGCATCACGCTGAGCCTCGTGGTCAACCCGGCCACGCACCCCCTGTTCGCGGCGGCGGAGGCGCGCAAGGAGGAGCGGCTGGCGGCGCTGGAGGACACGCTCCGGGACATGTTCGCCGCCCGGGGCGCGGCGGACCCCGAGCTGGAGGAGGTACTGCTGCGCAGCGTCCTGGAGGGCGTGATCTTCAAAACGGCGGTGTACGGCGGCCAGTACCCGGCCGAACAGATCCGACGCCGCCTCTACGCGCTCTACGACCTGCCCGCCCCCAAGACCGACCTGCTCCCCGCACTCCCGCCCGACCAGGGCCGGATGCGAGCGGCCCGGGCGCTCGACGGCTAGCCGGACCCGCCTGCGACAGCCGTTTCCCCGGCAACCACCGGACCCCGGCGGGCAGCCGAACCCGCCACCGACACCGACCCCCGGCAGGCAGCCGACCCCCGGCGGGCGGCCCGCCCGCCCCGCCGCCCGCCGGGGACCGTCACCTCACCAGGACGACTTCGTCACCCCCGGCAGGAAGCCCGCGTGTGCCTCTTCGCGCATGCGGACCCGGGAGAGGCCGAACTTGCGCAGATGTCCGCGCGGGCGGCCGTCTACGGCGTCGCGGTTGCGTACCCGCGTGGCGCTGGCGTCCCGCGGCTGGCGGCGCAACTCCCGTAGCGCTTCGGCGCGTTCGGTCTCGCTCGAACCCGGCCTGCGGATGATGTCCTTCAGTTCGGCGCGGCGGGCGGCATGGCGCTGGACGACCGCCTTGCGCCGCTCGTTCTTCGCGATCTTGCTCTTCTTCGCCATCAGACGCGCTCCCCTCGCGCCCTGATGCGTGCCACGGCGGCCTCGATGCCGAGGGCGTCCACGGTCTTGATGCCCTTGGCGCTCAGCACCAGCCGGACGTACCGGCCCTCGCTCGGCAGCCAGTAGCGCTTGCGCTGGATGTTGGGGTCGAACCGGCGCGACGTACGCCGGTGCGAGTGGGAGATCTTGTTGCCGAAGCCGGGGCGCGCCCCGGTCAGTTGGCAGTGCGCGGACATGGGTGTCCTGGTCCTCTCCGGAGCGACGAGCCCCTGTCGATAATGAAAATCGTTGTCGTATGCTACCCCCATGGCTCGCAACGAGATCCGCCCGATCATCAAGCTCCGCTCCACCGCCGGCACCGGCTACACGTACGTGACCCGCAAGAACCGGCGGAACGACCCCGACCGCCTGGTCCTGCGCAAGTACGACCCGGTCGCGGGCCGGCACGTCGAGTTCCGCGAGGAACGCTGACGCCCGGCAGCGACGCCACAACCCCGCTCCGACCCCTGCGAGGACCCACCATGAAATCCGGTATCCATCCGCCCTACGGCCCCGTCGTCTTCCGTGACCGCGCGGCGGGGTTCGCCTTCCTCACCCGTTCCACCATGACCAGCGACCGCACCGTGGAGTGGGAGGACGGCGAGGTGTACCCCGTGGTCGACGTCGAGATCTCCTCGGCGAGCCACCCCTTCTACACGGGCACCGCCCGGGTGGTCGACACCGCCGGGCGGGTCGAGCGCTTCGAGCGCCGCTACGGCCGCGGGGCCCGCTGATGTCCGCCGCCCACCCGCTCCCCGTCCTGCTCGTCGCCGGTCTGCACGCCGACGCGCGCCGGCGCGCCGTGGACCGGCTGCTGCGGGACGTGCCCGGCAGCGTCGTCGTCCACCACGACCTGTCGGCGGCCGCGTCCGGCACCGTACGGCGCACCGTCCGCGACCTCTCGGGCCCGCGCGCGTACGACGAGATCCCGCTGGTCGACGGCTGCGCGTGCTGTGCGCTGCGCGAGGACCTGCTGCCGGAGCTGCGGCGGCTCGCGGAGGAGGGCACGCCCCGGCTGGCGGTGGTCGAGCTGTGGGACTCCGTCGAGCCGCGCACCGTCGCCGAGCTGGTGGCCGCGCACGGCGCCGGCGTCCTGCGCCTGGCCAACGTCATGACGGCGGTCGACCCCGCGCTGGTGCTGCCCACCCTCGGCAACGGGGACGACCTCGCCGAGGCGGGGCTCGCGGCGGCCGCGACGGACCGGCGGACCGTGGGCGACACCTTCGCCCGTCAGCTGGAGTACCCGGCCGTGCACGTCCTGGCCGACCCCGGCGCGGCGGACCCGGACGACCTCGCGCTGCTCACCCAGCTCCACCCGACGGCCCTGCGCGTCCCGCTCGACTCGGCGGAGCCGGCCCGGCTGGCGTTCGCCGGGTTCGACGTGGAGGCCGCGGCGGTGGCGCAGCACCCGGCCTGCGCCCGGCTTCCGCAGGACGCGGACGAGGCGGGCGTGGCCACCCTGGTCTGGCGCGGCCGGCGCCCCTTCCACCCGGAACGCCTGTACGCGGCGCTGGAGGAGCTGTGCTGCGCGGCCGTCCGCAGCCGGGGCCGGTTCTGGCTCGCGGACCGGCCCGACACCCTGCTGTCGTGGGACGCGGCGGGCGGCGCCCTGTGCGTGGAGGACACCGGCCCGTGGCTCGCCTCGCTGCCCGACGCGGCCTGGGACCTGGTGCCGCCCGCCCGCCGCGCCGCCGCCGCGCTCGACTGGCACCCCGAGCACGGGGACCGGGGGCAGCACCTGGTGTTCACCTCCCCCGGGCTCGACGGGGACGAGCTGTCCACCGTCCTCGCGTCCTGCCTGCTCACCGACGAGGAGCTGGCGGGCGGCACCGAGGCGTGGAAACGCCTGCCGTCCGCCTTCGACGCGCTCCTCGACCCCGTTTCCTGACCACTCCCGCCCCCGGCCCCACCCGACGGAGGAACTCCTCATGGCCGTGCCCAAGCGCAAGATGTCCCGCAGCAACACTCGTCACCGCCGTGCCCAGTGGAAGGCGGCCGCTCCCCGTCTCGTACCGGTGACGGTGGACGGCGTCTCCCATCTGGTGCCGCAGCACCTCGTCCCGGCGTACCGGCGCGGGCTGTTGCGCC
The DNA window shown above is from Streptomyces sp. NBC_00670 and carries:
- the rpmG gene encoding 50S ribosomal protein L33; the protein is MARNEIRPIIKLRSTAGTGYTYVTRKNRRNDPDRLVLRKYDPVAGRHVEFREER
- a CDS encoding CobW family GTP-binding protein, with protein sequence MSAAHPLPVLLVAGLHADARRRAVDRLLRDVPGSVVVHHDLSAAASGTVRRTVRDLSGPRAYDEIPLVDGCACCALREDLLPELRRLAEEGTPRLAVVELWDSVEPRTVAELVAAHGAGVLRLANVMTAVDPALVLPTLGNGDDLAEAGLAAAATDRRTVGDTFARQLEYPAVHVLADPGAADPDDLALLTQLHPTALRVPLDSAEPARLAFAGFDVEAAAVAQHPACARLPQDADEAGVATLVWRGRRPFHPERLYAALEELCCAAVRSRGRFWLADRPDTLLSWDAAGGALCVEDTGPWLASLPDAAWDLVPPARRAAAALDWHPEHGDRGQHLVFTSPGLDGDELSTVLASCLLTDEELAGGTEAWKRLPSAFDALLDPVS
- a CDS encoding TetR/AcrR family transcriptional regulator, which translates into the protein MSPRRPEANEELRAQSREKILGAALEVFAEKGYHDATVSDITARAGVSRGLLTYYFPGKQSLVDELLDRYLDGVATLVEVRGTPDERLAAIIDGVLVTAAATVRVQRITLSLVVNPATHPLFAAAEARKEERLAALEDTLRDMFAARGAADPELEEVLLRSVLEGVIFKTAVYGGQYPAEQIRRRLYALYDLPAPKTDLLPALPPDQGRMRAARALDG
- the rpmB gene encoding 50S ribosomal protein L28 produces the protein MSAHCQLTGARPGFGNKISHSHRRTSRRFDPNIQRKRYWLPSEGRYVRLVLSAKGIKTVDALGIEAAVARIRARGERV
- a CDS encoding type B 50S ribosomal protein L31, with amino-acid sequence MKSGIHPPYGPVVFRDRAAGFAFLTRSTMTSDRTVEWEDGEVYPVVDVEISSASHPFYTGTARVVDTAGRVERFERRYGRGAR
- the rpmF gene encoding 50S ribosomal protein L32; protein product: MAVPKRKMSRSNTRHRRAQWKAAAPRLVPVTVDGVSHLVPQHLVPAYRRGLLRPED
- a CDS encoding aldehyde dehydrogenase family protein → MNPHTDLFIGGRWRPGADGERFDVVDPADLSVLARFAVATERDCLDAVDAAAAAQESWAATAPRERGELLRAAYDILTAEIEEFAELMVRENGKSWADALGEAHYAKEFFRWFAEEAVRVPGDYRLSPSGDKRIVVDRQPIGVSLLITPWNFPAAMATRKLAPALAAGCTTVLKPAGETPLTAAYVVEVLRRAGVPDGVVNLVTPVPPGPAVKRMLDRPEVRKLSFTGSTEVGRELLRGCADTVVSASMELGGNAPLLVLPGADLELTVREALLAKLRNGGAACTAANRFYVHASLHDEFVARMDAALAEVTVGPGLDRAHTLGALVSVAERDKVAALVEAAVAQGATLVRGGGGRAGGAFYDATLLTGVVHGSPLTRTEIFGPVTAVVRYEDVDEAVRMANDTVHGLMAYVFGEEREAMAVARRLEAGMVAVNRGVVSDPAAPFGGVKQSGLGREGGFEGILEFLEEKYLALTA
- the rpsN gene encoding 30S ribosomal protein S14, which codes for MAKKSKIAKNERRKAVVQRHAARRAELKDIIRRPGSSETERAEALRELRRQPRDASATRVRNRDAVDGRPRGHLRKFGLSRVRMREEAHAGFLPGVTKSSW
- a CDS encoding iron-containing alcohol dehydrogenase, whose protein sequence is MPETTGAAPGALACLPGTLRLPARVHFGHGSRALLPEVVALHGRRVFAVVDPFLATTPHITAVLDALTGAGLDVRTYTSVTPELPVGTLDSAAVQAREYGAEVVLAIGGGSALDAAKLIALLCVHEGPPERYYGENLVPGPVVPVVAVPTTAGTGSEVTPVAVVSDPGRELKVGVSSPFLVPAAAVVDPDLTLGAPRGVTAFSGIDALVHAAESYTARPLPADWSGTPPVFTGRNALTEPVALQAAGRLGPWLPVAVREPVGRHARHEVALGALLAGIAFGSTGTHLCHALQYPIGALTKTPHGLGTGLLLPYVLDALRADADVAVRVAAFGAALEHLPAEDASALRTVMRVAELNEAIGVPATLAELGIERDQLADIAELGLRSARLLAIAPLEPSRELLLDILGRAHAGILDGTDSHRKRTVV